One genomic segment of Prosthecobacter fusiformis includes these proteins:
- a CDS encoding PA0069 family radical SAM protein yields the protein MQTPDAPINRPRGRGAAANTEQRFSALQVSYDPGEEPTKVVTKFFQDHSTSIISRNNSPDMPFGASLNPYRGCEHGCAYCYARPTHEWLGWSAGVDFESRIMVKMDAPALLRTELARDKYLPESLSLSGVTDCYQPVEKRLEITRGCLAVLAECRHPVTLITKNHLITRDVDHLAELARYQATAVYISITTLDADLARKLEPRASSPSMRLEAIRILAAQGIPVGVSVAPIIPGLNDSEIPAIINAARDAGAQFAGYTVVRLPFSVKEVFALWLEEHYPGMKDKVLNRIEETQGRTLSHPEFGKRLKGVGVWSDQISQVFKLSIKRAGMLHRRSELTTAHFRRPRDTGGQMELW from the coding sequence ATGCAAACACCTGACGCGCCCATCAATCGTCCTCGGGGACGTGGTGCCGCAGCGAATACGGAGCAGCGTTTCTCCGCTCTCCAAGTCAGCTATGACCCTGGTGAAGAGCCCACCAAGGTGGTGACCAAGTTCTTCCAGGATCATTCCACCTCCATCATCAGCCGCAACAACAGCCCGGACATGCCCTTCGGTGCCAGCCTGAATCCTTACCGGGGCTGCGAGCATGGTTGCGCTTATTGTTATGCCCGCCCCACTCATGAATGGCTCGGCTGGTCTGCCGGCGTGGATTTTGAATCCCGCATCATGGTGAAAATGGATGCTCCCGCCCTTTTGCGGACCGAGCTGGCCAGGGACAAATACCTACCCGAAAGCCTCTCCCTCAGCGGCGTCACGGATTGCTATCAGCCCGTGGAAAAGCGCCTGGAAATCACGCGTGGCTGCCTGGCCGTGCTGGCTGAGTGTCGGCACCCGGTCACCCTCATCACTAAAAACCATCTCATCACGCGGGACGTGGATCACCTTGCTGAACTTGCCCGTTATCAGGCCACCGCTGTTTACATCTCCATCACCACCTTGGATGCTGACCTCGCTCGTAAGCTCGAGCCACGTGCATCCTCCCCCAGTATGCGCCTGGAGGCGATACGCATCCTTGCTGCGCAGGGCATCCCGGTGGGTGTTTCCGTGGCCCCCATCATTCCGGGTCTCAATGACAGTGAAATACCCGCCATCATCAATGCCGCCCGGGATGCGGGCGCGCAGTTCGCCGGTTATACCGTTGTGCGCCTTCCCTTCAGCGTCAAAGAAGTCTTCGCGCTGTGGCTGGAGGAGCATTATCCGGGCATGAAGGACAAGGTCCTCAACCGCATTGAGGAAACGCAGGGACGCACCCTCTCACATCCTGAATTCGGCAAGCGCCTCAAAGGTGTCGGCGTCTGGTCAGATCAGATCTCCCAGGTCTTCAAGCTCTCCATCAAACGTGCCGGCATGTTGCATCGTCGTTCAGAGCTGACCACCGCTCATTTCCGTCGCCCTCGGGATACTGGTGGCCAGATGGAGCTGTGGTAA
- a CDS encoding 3-keto-disaccharide hydrolase has translation MLRSALCLLLLSSSLPLSAADPVPPDGFTAIFNGRDLTGWKGSDAYWSVEDGCLTGVADGTLDYNRFITWTGGKVKNFELRVKVKVTPDGNSGLQYRGQERPDLGDWVVTGYQCDVVPKRADYNGMLYEERGRRILAHAGEKVVIDSQGQPWVVGKMPVKEFPGGEWHDYRIRVEGNHHRHWIDGVQTVDVMDLDEKGRALEGVIAVQVHVGPPMKIQYQDFFLQHLPDDLPLLKTADAPLPVDAIKVVPQGGGAKKKAAPKAS, from the coding sequence ATGCTCCGCTCCGCCCTTTGCTTGTTGTTGCTCTCCAGCTCCCTGCCTCTTTCTGCTGCCGATCCAGTGCCGCCGGATGGTTTTACTGCCATCTTCAATGGCAGGGATCTCACTGGCTGGAAAGGCAGCGATGCATACTGGTCCGTTGAAGACGGCTGCCTCACCGGTGTCGCCGATGGAACCCTGGATTACAACCGCTTCATCACCTGGACGGGCGGGAAAGTGAAAAACTTCGAGCTTCGCGTGAAGGTGAAAGTCACTCCAGATGGCAACAGTGGCCTTCAGTATCGCGGCCAGGAGCGGCCGGACCTTGGTGATTGGGTCGTCACCGGTTATCAGTGCGATGTCGTGCCAAAGCGTGCAGACTACAACGGCATGCTTTATGAAGAGCGTGGCCGCCGTATTCTTGCCCATGCGGGAGAAAAAGTGGTCATTGATTCCCAGGGGCAGCCTTGGGTCGTGGGCAAGATGCCGGTCAAAGAATTCCCCGGCGGCGAATGGCATGACTACCGCATTCGTGTGGAAGGTAATCACCATCGTCACTGGATTGATGGCGTGCAGACCGTGGACGTGATGGACCTTGATGAAAAAGGCCGTGCTCTTGAAGGCGTCATTGCCGTCCAGGTCCATGTCGGCCCACCCATGAAGATTCAGTATCAGGACTTCTTTCTTCAGCACCTGCCAGATGACCTGCCTTTGCTGAAAACGGCGGATGCACCCCTTCCTGTGGATGCCATCAAGGTAGTTCCCCAGGGCGGCGGAGCCAAGAAAAAGGCCGCACCCAAGGCTTCTTAA